The following coding sequences are from one Sander lucioperca isolate FBNREF2018 chromosome 2, SLUC_FBN_1.2, whole genome shotgun sequence window:
- the pla2g1b gene encoding phospholipase A2, with the protein MRLTHSLLILVLSLPALLCYRAVWQFRAMILCTVPDSWPVLDYADYGCYCGLGGSGTPVDELDRCCQIYDQCYSDAMQHDECWPIFDNPYTELYSYSCDKASKSVTCLDDNNPCERFICECDRKAAMCFAKADYNERNANLPSERCK; encoded by the exons ACTCCCTGCTTATCCTGGTGCTCAGCCTCCCGGCCT TGCTGTGTTACAGAGCTGTGTGGCAGTTCAGGGCGATGATCCTCTGCACTGTACCTGACAGCTGGCCCGTACTGGACTACGCTGACTATGGCTGCTACTGCGGCCTGGGAGGCTCTGGCACACCTGTTGATGAGCTTGACAG ATGCTGTCAGATCTACGACCAGTGCTACAGTGATGCCATGCAGCACGACGAATGCTGGCCCATCTTTGACAACCCCTACACCGAACTATACAGCTACAGCTGTGACAAGGCCAGCAAGAGCGTCACCTGCCTGG ATGACAACAACCCCTGTGAGAGGTTCATCTGTGAGTGTGACAGGAAAGCAGCCATGTGTTTCGCCAAGGCAGATTATAATGAAAGAAACGCCAACCTTCCCAGCGAACGCTGCAAGTAG
- the asgrl1 gene encoding asialoglycoprotein receptor-like 1 isoform X1, with amino-acid sequence MVRVQPERFREILILDDVMMAQYHRFAPSDDSSVQEEHKATAQTVSAGLRRIVVYVLYGVLLLLLLILLMVTGIRFSQLNNGIADVKLSLERISNGGTTSSSSSGQEMVSCATTMQEVILQKLVPVQGTCREGWVSFQRSCYLLSSTTLTWSKAEERCQTHGAHLVVLNNVEELDYISKVVEIRYNYWIGLVERAHEGHWSWVDGTDFNSTPTFWDEGQPDDWDYRENGEDCGQIHSSVTRKRKMWNDADCNLSYPYICETKA; translated from the exons ATGGTCAGAGTCCAACCAGAGAGATTCAGAGAGATTCTGATTCTTGATGACG TAATGATGGCTCAGTATCACCGGTTTGCGCCATCTGATGACAGCTCTGTCCAGGAAGAGCACAAAGCGACTGCCCAAACGG TGTCTGCAGGTCTGAGGAGGATAGTGGTGTATGTCCTGTAtggagtgctgctgctgctgctgttaatTCTGCTGATGGTCACTGGGATAAGAT TCTCCCAGTTAAACAATGGAATCGCTGACGTCAAACTAAGCCTTGAAAGGATCAGCAATGGAGGGACAACTTCATCGTCCAGTTCAGGTCAGGAAATGGTTTCAT GCGCAACAACTATGCAGGAGGTCATCTTACAGAAACTTGTCCCAGTTCAAG GAACATGCAGGGAAGGATGGGTATCTTTCCAGAGGAGCTGCTACCTGCTATCCAGCACCACCTTGACCTGGAGCAAAGCAGAGGAGCGGTGCCAAACACACGGAGCACACCTGGTGGTTCTGAACAACGTGGAAGAACTG GACTACATTTCAAAAGTAGTTGAAATCAGATATAACTATTGGATTGGACTTGTGGAGCGAGCACACGAGGGACACTGGAGCTGGGTGGATGGAACTGACTTCAATTCCACCCCAAC TTTCTGGGATGAGGGTCAGCCTGACGACTGGGACTACAGAGAGAACGGAGAGGACTGTGGGCAGATTCACAGTTCTGTGACACGCAAACGCAAGATGTGGAATGATGCAGACTGCAACCTGTCGTATCCATACATCTGTGAAACCAAGGCGTGA
- the LOC116050607 gene encoding cytochrome c oxidase subunit 6A, mitochondrial, whose protein sequence is MAALGRFSQMLLRSSLTQTRRQLSAAAAGHGDQAARTWKILTFVVALPGVAVCMLNMYLKEQQHSHEQPEFVPYSHLRIRSKRFPWGDGNKSLFHNSHVNALPSGYEGHDE, encoded by the exons ATGGCGGCTCTCGGACGCTTCTCTCAAATGTTGCTGAGGTCTTCGTTGACCCAGACCCGGCGTCAgctttctgctgctgctgccggacACGGGGACCAGGCAG CTAGGACATGGAAGATCCTCACTTTCGTGGTTGCCCTGCCCGGTGTTGCGGTGTGCATGTTGAACATGTACCTGAAAGAGCAGCAGCATAGCCACGAACAGCCAGAGTTTGTCCCTTACAGCCACCTTCGCATTCGCAGCAAG CGTTTCCCTTGGGGAGATGGCAACAAATCCCTTTTCCACAACTCGCATGTGAATGCCCTTCCTAGCGGCTATGAGGGCCACGATGAGTAA
- the asgrl1 gene encoding asialoglycoprotein receptor-like 1 isoform X2, producing the protein MVRVQPERFREILILDDVMMAQYHRFAPSDDSSVQEEHKATAQTGLRRIVVYVLYGVLLLLLLILLMVTGIRFSQLNNGIADVKLSLERISNGGTTSSSSSGQEMVSCATTMQEVILQKLVPVQGTCREGWVSFQRSCYLLSSTTLTWSKAEERCQTHGAHLVVLNNVEELDYISKVVEIRYNYWIGLVERAHEGHWSWVDGTDFNSTPTFWDEGQPDDWDYRENGEDCGQIHSSVTRKRKMWNDADCNLSYPYICETKA; encoded by the exons ATGGTCAGAGTCCAACCAGAGAGATTCAGAGAGATTCTGATTCTTGATGACG TAATGATGGCTCAGTATCACCGGTTTGCGCCATCTGATGACAGCTCTGTCCAGGAAGAGCACAAAGCGACTGCCCAAACGG GTCTGAGGAGGATAGTGGTGTATGTCCTGTAtggagtgctgctgctgctgctgttaatTCTGCTGATGGTCACTGGGATAAGAT TCTCCCAGTTAAACAATGGAATCGCTGACGTCAAACTAAGCCTTGAAAGGATCAGCAATGGAGGGACAACTTCATCGTCCAGTTCAGGTCAGGAAATGGTTTCAT GCGCAACAACTATGCAGGAGGTCATCTTACAGAAACTTGTCCCAGTTCAAG GAACATGCAGGGAAGGATGGGTATCTTTCCAGAGGAGCTGCTACCTGCTATCCAGCACCACCTTGACCTGGAGCAAAGCAGAGGAGCGGTGCCAAACACACGGAGCACACCTGGTGGTTCTGAACAACGTGGAAGAACTG GACTACATTTCAAAAGTAGTTGAAATCAGATATAACTATTGGATTGGACTTGTGGAGCGAGCACACGAGGGACACTGGAGCTGGGTGGATGGAACTGACTTCAATTCCACCCCAAC TTTCTGGGATGAGGGTCAGCCTGACGACTGGGACTACAGAGAGAACGGAGAGGACTGTGGGCAGATTCACAGTTCTGTGACACGCAAACGCAAGATGTGGAATGATGCAGACTGCAACCTGTCGTATCCATACATCTGTGAAACCAAGGCGTGA
- the asgrl1 gene encoding asialoglycoprotein receptor-like 1 isoform X3, producing the protein MVRVQPERFREILILDDVMMAQYHRFAPSDDSSVQEEHKATAQTVSAGLRRIVVYVLYGVLLLLLLILLMVTGIRFSQLNNGIADVKLSLERISNGGTTSSSSSGATTMQEVILQKLVPVQGTCREGWVSFQRSCYLLSSTTLTWSKAEERCQTHGAHLVVLNNVEELDYISKVVEIRYNYWIGLVERAHEGHWSWVDGTDFNSTPTFWDEGQPDDWDYRENGEDCGQIHSSVTRKRKMWNDADCNLSYPYICETKA; encoded by the exons ATGGTCAGAGTCCAACCAGAGAGATTCAGAGAGATTCTGATTCTTGATGACG TAATGATGGCTCAGTATCACCGGTTTGCGCCATCTGATGACAGCTCTGTCCAGGAAGAGCACAAAGCGACTGCCCAAACGG TGTCTGCAGGTCTGAGGAGGATAGTGGTGTATGTCCTGTAtggagtgctgctgctgctgctgttaatTCTGCTGATGGTCACTGGGATAAGAT TCTCCCAGTTAAACAATGGAATCGCTGACGTCAAACTAAGCCTTGAAAGGATCAGCAATGGAGGGACAACTTCATCGTCCAGTTCAG GCGCAACAACTATGCAGGAGGTCATCTTACAGAAACTTGTCCCAGTTCAAG GAACATGCAGGGAAGGATGGGTATCTTTCCAGAGGAGCTGCTACCTGCTATCCAGCACCACCTTGACCTGGAGCAAAGCAGAGGAGCGGTGCCAAACACACGGAGCACACCTGGTGGTTCTGAACAACGTGGAAGAACTG GACTACATTTCAAAAGTAGTTGAAATCAGATATAACTATTGGATTGGACTTGTGGAGCGAGCACACGAGGGACACTGGAGCTGGGTGGATGGAACTGACTTCAATTCCACCCCAAC TTTCTGGGATGAGGGTCAGCCTGACGACTGGGACTACAGAGAGAACGGAGAGGACTGTGGGCAGATTCACAGTTCTGTGACACGCAAACGCAAGATGTGGAATGATGCAGACTGCAACCTGTCGTATCCATACATCTGTGAAACCAAGGCGTGA